A genomic region of Ignavibacteria bacterium contains the following coding sequences:
- the ccsA gene encoding cytochrome c biogenesis protein CcsA has protein sequence MIGNILITIAFIGAVFSGLMYFLNYRGYQNTLNFARIAFHTMATSTILASVFLLYLILTHQFQYKYVYSYSDTSLPLGLLISTFYAGQEGSFLLWALWMAIIGVILQQYTAVRGDLEPRVMAVYSLVQSFLLLMITPMVKNPFALIYSEPFMATANTINSQLLKLPILADYIFSDKATGQLYVKIDQSLVSALQSAGISLREFIINGRGLNPLLQNFWMQIHPPVLFIGFASMSVPFAFAFAALIKNDYKEWIKQSFPWILFASMVLGLGIMLGGYWAYGVLGWGGYWAWDPVENSSLIPWIVSVAAIHTMLVQKKTANENSIGAFAKTNLVLVILSFVLVLYSTFLTRSGVLGDASVHSFVDPGYFAYLLLLIFMGTFIALGAGLLIYRWKYLQQITPPQNKLLSREFALFTGSVVLGASALVTFLGTSAPILGKSVQVEFYNKMNLPLGIIIGLINGLSLLIKWKETEGKELLRKSTFSLVSSIILTIIMFIAGVKDFNMILFAFASAFAFFVNAEIAYKIIRRNLEKAGAYIAHMGLALLFIGVIASSKYDKSIDVNLVKNEPADVFGYKMIFTGYSPTEDGKYAFKILIEKDGKQYEAAPIMYYSEFNQGIMRNPDIVPFVTKDIYISPLSYDDGTSSSSSEGTTLQIKKGEKVKYGESEIEFVSFNFPQDAMQKMMAGGDFEIGVKLIVRNYGSKYEIEPKYGIRNGERIDEPTRIKDANIQISVQSISANEGAVSLTVGPYSSETKTSEVKREVLAVTASIKPFVGLVWLGTVVIVLGFFIAMVRRTKESRV, from the coding sequence ATGATTGGAAATATTTTAATAACAATTGCTTTTATTGGTGCGGTGTTTTCTGGTTTGATGTATTTTTTGAATTATCGCGGCTACCAGAATACTTTGAATTTTGCGAGAATAGCCTTTCATACAATGGCTACTTCAACAATTCTTGCAAGTGTCTTCTTGTTATATCTAATTCTCACACACCAATTTCAATATAAATATGTATATAGTTACAGCGACACTTCGCTTCCATTAGGGCTTTTAATTTCAACCTTTTATGCGGGACAGGAAGGAAGTTTTCTTCTCTGGGCATTATGGATGGCGATTATTGGAGTAATTCTTCAGCAATACACTGCCGTTCGAGGAGATCTTGAACCGAGAGTAATGGCAGTTTATTCACTTGTTCAATCGTTCTTACTTTTAATGATTACTCCAATGGTGAAAAATCCTTTTGCCTTGATTTATTCAGAACCTTTTATGGCTACTGCCAACACAATAAATTCTCAATTACTGAAATTACCTATACTTGCTGATTATATTTTTTCTGATAAAGCAACAGGTCAACTCTATGTAAAAATAGACCAGTCACTGGTTTCAGCCTTGCAAAGTGCAGGAATTAGCTTGAGAGAATTCATTATTAATGGGCGAGGCTTAAATCCATTATTGCAAAATTTCTGGATGCAAATTCATCCGCCTGTTTTGTTTATTGGCTTTGCTTCGATGAGTGTTCCATTTGCATTTGCATTTGCTGCTTTAATCAAGAATGATTATAAAGAGTGGATTAAACAATCATTTCCATGGATTCTTTTTGCTTCTATGGTTCTTGGATTAGGAATTATGCTTGGCGGTTATTGGGCTTATGGTGTTTTAGGTTGGGGTGGTTACTGGGCATGGGATCCTGTTGAAAATTCTTCTTTAATTCCATGGATAGTCTCAGTAGCGGCTATTCACACAATGCTTGTTCAAAAGAAAACAGCTAATGAGAATAGTATTGGCGCATTTGCTAAAACAAATCTGGTTTTAGTAATCCTTTCATTTGTTTTGGTATTGTATTCTACATTCTTAACAAGAAGCGGTGTTTTGGGTGATGCTTCTGTTCATAGTTTTGTCGATCCAGGTTATTTTGCTTACCTACTATTATTAATCTTTATGGGAACATTTATCGCACTTGGTGCGGGATTATTAATTTATCGATGGAAATATCTCCAACAAATTACACCTCCTCAAAATAAATTACTTTCACGAGAATTTGCATTATTTACAGGTTCGGTTGTTTTAGGTGCTTCTGCACTTGTGACTTTTCTTGGAACCTCAGCTCCGATATTAGGGAAATCTGTTCAGGTTGAATTTTATAATAAGATGAATCTTCCTCTTGGAATTATAATTGGATTGATTAATGGACTGAGTCTTTTAATTAAATGGAAAGAAACTGAAGGTAAAGAACTTCTAAGAAAATCAACCTTCTCGTTAGTTTCATCAATTATATTGACCATTATTATGTTTATCGCTGGTGTGAAAGATTTTAATATGATATTATTTGCTTTTGCATCAGCTTTCGCATTTTTTGTTAATGCTGAGATTGCATATAAAATCATTCGTAGAAACTTAGAAAAGGCAGGTGCTTATATTGCGCATATGGGATTGGCTCTTTTATTCATTGGAGTAATTGCCTCTTCAAAATATGACAAATCAATTGATGTTAATCTTGTGAAAAACGAACCAGCAGATGTCTTTGGATATAAAATGATTTTTACAGGTTATTCTCCAACAGAAGATGGAAAATATGCATTCAAAATTTTGATCGAAAAAGATGGAAAGCAATATGAAGCAGCACCAATAATGTATTACAGTGAATTTAATCAAGGAATAATGCGAAATCCAGATATTGTTCCTTTTGTAACCAAAGATATTTACATATCTCCTCTATCTTATGATGATGGTACTTCGTCATCTAGTTCTGAGGGAACGACTTTACAAATTAAAAAAGGGGAAAAAGTTAAATATGGAGAATCTGAGATAGAATTCGTCTCATTTAATTTTCCTCAGGATGCGATGCAAAAAATGATGGCTGGTGGTGATTTCGAGATTGGTGTAAAATTGATCGTTAGAAATTACGGTTCGAAATATGAAATAGAACCGAAATATGGAATTCGAAATGGTGAACGAATTGATGAACCAACAAGAATTAAAGATGCTAATATCCAAATTTCTGTCCAATCAATAAGCGCTAATGAAGGAGCTGTAAGTTTAACTGTTGGGCCTTATTCAAGTGAAACAAAAACAAGTGAAGTTAAAAGAGAAGTACTAGCAGTTACAGCAAGCATTAAACCTTTTGTCGGTCTTGTCTGGTTAGGAACGGTTGTAATTGTCCTAGGTTTCTTTATTGCTATGGTCAGAAGAACAAAAGAATCCAGGGTGTAA
- a CDS encoding DUF1722 domain-containing protein — translation MSYHKISTTENSNNSLLSKPRIVLSRCINIEPTRYNGGIVRSLFVEELGKYVEFITVCPEVDIGMSVPRPTVLLAKIGGKIRMIEPTSMKDYTDEMENFSKRFLENLKEVDGFLLKAKSPSCGVKDAKLYKDDLKNSLGKTNGIFADFAINYFPNLPVEDEGRLQDFWIRQEFLTKIFAFADIRRLKRTAKSIKDLIKYHQDYKYLLMLYSSANQKKMGRLIANWDEFGLDVTLNEYEKIFRETFTKKQSILKHINVLQHIYGHYSDFIKPKEQRYFNYLLNKLKNDRQYLKVVLEFTRNLVYRFEDQYLSTQKYLHPYPEALEDVL, via the coding sequence ATGTCATACCATAAAATTTCTACCACTGAAAATTCCAACAATTCATTGTTATCCAAACCAAGGATAGTTTTAAGCCGATGCATTAACATTGAGCCAACAAGGTATAATGGCGGAATTGTAAGAAGTTTATTTGTTGAGGAATTGGGAAAGTATGTTGAATTCATAACAGTTTGTCCCGAAGTTGATATAGGAATGTCAGTTCCAAGACCAACTGTCTTACTTGCAAAAATTGGCGGTAAAATTCGAATGATTGAGCCAACATCTATGAAAGATTACACTGATGAAATGGAAAATTTCTCAAAAAGATTCTTGGAGAATTTAAAGGAAGTTGATGGTTTTTTATTAAAAGCTAAATCACCGAGCTGTGGTGTTAAAGATGCTAAACTCTACAAAGATGATTTAAAAAACTCACTTGGTAAAACAAATGGAATCTTTGCTGATTTTGCAATTAATTACTTCCCAAATTTACCAGTAGAAGATGAAGGAAGACTTCAGGATTTTTGGATCAGGCAGGAATTCTTAACGAAAATTTTCGCATTTGCCGACATAAGAAGATTAAAACGAACCGCTAAATCAATAAAAGATTTAATAAAATATCATCAGGATTATAAATACTTGTTAATGCTTTACTCTTCTGCAAATCAAAAGAAAATGGGCAGATTAATTGCAAATTGGGATGAATTTGGTCTAGATGTAACCTTAAATGAATATGAAAAAATCTTTAGAGAAACTTTTACAAAAAAACAATCAATACTAAAACATATAAATGTTTTGCAGCACATTTATGGTCATTATTCGGATTTTATTAAACCGAAGGAACAAAGATATTTTAATTATCTCTTGAATAAACTGAAGAATGACAGACAATATCTCAAAGTTGTTTTAGAATTTACTCGTAACTTAGTTTATAGATTTGAAGATCAATATCTATCAACTCAGAAATATCTGCATCCCTACCCGGAAGCACTCGAAGATGTTCTATAA
- a CDS encoding YHS domain-containing protein, which yields MLIFLAGNFNQAFSSNVFQDKQSKKEAVKTTKTETQTKLKDSEKLVCVVTGEEADPELKMEYKGETYYFCCKKCMKKFKDNPEKYIKSKS from the coding sequence ATGCTGATTTTCCTTGCAGGAAATTTTAATCAAGCTTTTTCTTCAAATGTGTTTCAGGATAAACAATCAAAGAAAGAAGCTGTCAAAACAACTAAAACTGAAACACAAACAAAACTGAAAGATTCAGAAAAGCTCGTCTGCGTAGTTACAGGTGAAGAGGCTGACCCTGAATTAAAAATGGAATATAAAGGCGAGACTTACTATTTCTGCTGTAAAAAATGTATGAAAAAATTTAAAGATAATCCTGAAAAGTACATTAAATCCAAGTCCTGA